From the genome of Alkalimarinus coralli:
CCTAAATCAGCCAGAAATCAGTGATGAGATGAGACAGAAGTGCGCAGGTAAAATCATGTCCAGACTGACGCATCTGGAACACCAGATTAGAGACATGCTGGTATTTGCTAAAGGCGAGACTCGGTTGGCGGAAAGTATTAAGGCATCAGACTTGTTTGATCAGTTAAAGCTTGCTGCCGACACGCCCATAAAGAACGCTAATGCCAAAGTTGAATGGCATGACGCATCGGAAAATACTTTTTTATTATGCAATAGAGACACATTGATTGGGGCCTGTTTGAACCTGATTAACAACAGCCTAGAGGCAAAGCCTGACAATGTAGAGCTGAGCGTCAAAATACTGTCACCTGGTAAAGGTTATATCAATATAGAAGTATCAGACAATGGGCCTGGTTTTTCGGCTGAACAAAAAAATAAAATTCTAGACGCTTTTTATACCACGAAATCGCACGGTACAGGGCTGGGGTTGCCAGTGGTTCAAGCTGTTGTGAAAGCGCATCATGGGCGTTTTTATATCACTTCAAATGATACAGGCGCCAAGGCGGTGATTACGCTGCCGGTACACGAACAGCAGAGCAAAGCATAGTTGATTGTGGAGAATTATGATGGCTAAAACAACGATTCTAATTGTAGAAGATGACAGAGAACTCCGTGAAGCACTCAGCACAACGCTCGAAATTGCTGGATACGAGTGCATTACAGCTGATTCAGCAGAGTCTGCAATTCCAATACTGGAAAAGCGAACCGTTGAATTGGTCGTTAGTGATGTCAATATGCCAGGCATGAATGGCCATGAGTTACTAGAGCATATACATCGCCAGTTTCCAGGAATCCCTGCGATGTTGATCACCGCATATGGCCAGATTAGTGATGCAGTCTCTGCTATGCAGTCAGGTGCTGTTGACTATATTGTTAAGCCGTTTGAGCCAAGTGTACTGATTGAATCAGTAAAGCGCGTGTTAGGAACGGTGAGTACATCAAAAGAGGGGCAGCCTGTTGCTGAAGATCCGTTTAGTCGACAGTTGTTTCAGCTGGCACGAAAAGTCGCCGCATCTGACTCAACGGTTATGATTGCAGGTGAAAGTGGAACAGGTAAAGAGGTGTTGGCTCGATACATACATGCCTGCTCGCCGAGAGCCAGCCAGCCATTTATCGCGCTTAATTGTGCTGCAATACCAGAGAATATGCTTGAAGCCATTCTGTTTGGGCATGAAAAAGGTGCCTATACCGGGGCGTATAACAGTGCGCCTGGAAAGTTCGAGCAGGCGAATGGCGGAACTATCTTGCTGGATGAGATATCTGAGATGGATTTGGGGCTGCAAGCTAAATTGTTGCGTGTTATTCAGGAACGAGAAGTCGAGCGCGTTGGGGGCAGAAAAACAATTTCGCTAGATGTTCGTGTTTTAGCGACGACTAACCGAGATTTAAAGGAGTACGTAGCTGAAGGCAAATTTAGGGAAGATTTGTACTATCGCTTAAGCGTATTTCCAATGCAGTGGAAACCCTTGAGAGAGAGGCCTTTGGATATCGTTCCGTTAGCAGAAAGATTGTTAAGCGACCATATTGCTAAGATGAAATTGCCGCCGATGGCTTTTGACCAGTCAGCCAAGTCTGTTATGCAGCAATATGACTGGCCGGGCAATGTTCGCGAGCTGGATAATGCGGTACAAAGAGCGTTAATTCTTCAACAGGGAAATGTTATCTCTCAAGCCGACTTATGCCTGGATGCAGGCACGGGCCAAAATTTTGGCGGAGACTCGCTTGCCATGAACCCAGCGAACTCCGCTATTAATCAATATGCGTCAGACGTTGATGCGCTAACGATGGTGGATGGGCGAACCGAGGACTCACTCGAGATTGATGGTGCCAGCGTACTGGGGCAGGATCTTAAGCAGCGTGAGTTTAAGATTATTATCGATATGCTTCGCAAAGAAAAAGGCCGTAAAAAACAGACCGCAGAAAAGCTGGGTATCAGTCCGCGAACGCTGAGATACAAGATGGCTCGCATGAGAGAGTGTGGCATTGATTTGGATGCCGAGATGTCGGCGGCTTAGTTCTTGGTTATAAGTTATTAGTTCTTGGTTTTTAAATTTCAATCGTCTTCAGTCTAGGGGCTTTATGCCCCTTTTTTTTGGGCTGATAAAAACTGGCCTGCTTTATGCTTATAACCTTGTAATAACATTTTATTTGTAAATCCTGACAGAAAATTGGCAGTACGCGGAGTGCCAAAAACGCCATAGCTATTCATGACGTTAGCAGTGCGGGGTTTAAACATGAGGAGGCAAGCATGTCTGGTATAGGTCAAGTTACAGGCAGAGCTGATATCAATCAGGTTCTGGCGGAGATGCGAAATCTTAAGGCCCAGGTTCAACGGCCAGAGGCTCTGCAAGAGCCGTCTCCTACATCGAACGTGACGGCGGTTAAACCGACAGAACCCGCTCAGAGTTTTGGTTCGTTGCTTTCGAGAGCTGTCGATAGTGTTAATGAAACCCAGCAAAACTCATCTGCATTAAAAACAGCCTATGAACAGGGTGATCCTACGGTTGATATAACGCGAGTGATGATTGAGTCGCAAAAGGCATCAGTCTCTTTTCAAGCGTTAACCCAAGTTCGGAATAAAGTGGTTCAGGCATACGAAGACATTATGAAGATGCCAATTTAAAGGCTCGTCAGGGTTTTATTTTTATTCGAGAGCTTTGCACGGCGTTATGAGCGAATCAAAGACAAGGCAAAACATGACGAAAAAGCGCAGTTTATGGTCTATAAATGAGCATTTTGAGTCATTTTTTAACGCTGTATTTGTAAGCGCAGTAGTCGTGCAAAACTCTCTATTAAGTTATCGAGCAAGTCAGCGTAAAAAACAGGTGTAAGGTCATGGCTAGCGTTCCTGCAGAAACTAACAACAATGTACCCGCTACGACGGATTCAGCAGTGTCTAACCCTATCTCACCGAGTGAGCCGGACAGCGAAATGTTTATGGGCTTTAACAAGCTCAACCTGATGCGTCAAATTGGCCTGATGGTCGGTTTGTCAGCCAGTGTCGCTTTAGGCTTGTTCGTTGTGCTTTGGGCTCAGGAACCCAATTATCAGCCTATCATGAGCAATATTAACAACATGGATATTAATGAAGTGTCCACGTTGCTAAACCAGAACGATATTACCTATAAAATCGACCCTTCGACCGGCGTACTGTTAGTGGAATCCAGTGAGATCCATCGGGCAAAACTCAAGCTGGCGGCAGCAGGAATTACTGAAGAGAAACCTGCCGGGTTCGAGCTACTTGACCAGGAACAGGGGCTCGGAACAAGTCAGTTTATGGAGTCAACTCGTTTTAAAAGAGGGTTGGAGGGCGAGCTATCCAGAACCATATCCAGTTTAAGGAATGTTAGAAGTGCACGGGTTCATCTCGCCATTCCAAAGCGTTCAGTATTTGTCAGAGATACCAGAAAACCAACCGCATCTGTTTTTGTCGAGGTGTTTAGTGGGCGGCCATTAGCCAAGGGGCAGGTTGATTCGGTGGTTAACCTGGTTGCTGGTAGTGTGCCAGAGATGAACAAAGAAGACGTCACGGTTGTCGATCAAAAGGGGAACCTGTTATCCCAACAAGATGAAAGCTCGGAAGATCGTTTGGCGTCCCGTGAATTTGACTACTCGCGAAAAATGGAAAAAGTACTTAATGGGCGGGTTTC
Proteins encoded in this window:
- a CDS encoding sigma-54-dependent transcriptional regulator, producing MAKTTILIVEDDRELREALSTTLEIAGYECITADSAESAIPILEKRTVELVVSDVNMPGMNGHELLEHIHRQFPGIPAMLITAYGQISDAVSAMQSGAVDYIVKPFEPSVLIESVKRVLGTVSTSKEGQPVAEDPFSRQLFQLARKVAASDSTVMIAGESGTGKEVLARYIHACSPRASQPFIALNCAAIPENMLEAILFGHEKGAYTGAYNSAPGKFEQANGGTILLDEISEMDLGLQAKLLRVIQEREVERVGGRKTISLDVRVLATTNRDLKEYVAEGKFREDLYYRLSVFPMQWKPLRERPLDIVPLAERLLSDHIAKMKLPPMAFDQSAKSVMQQYDWPGNVRELDNAVQRALILQQGNVISQADLCLDAGTGQNFGGDSLAMNPANSAINQYASDVDALTMVDGRTEDSLEIDGASVLGQDLKQREFKIIIDMLRKEKGRKKQTAEKLGISPRTLRYKMARMRECGIDLDAEMSAA
- the fliE gene encoding flagellar hook-basal body complex protein FliE — protein: MSGIGQVTGRADINQVLAEMRNLKAQVQRPEALQEPSPTSNVTAVKPTEPAQSFGSLLSRAVDSVNETQQNSSALKTAYEQGDPTVDITRVMIESQKASVSFQALTQVRNKVVQAYEDIMKMPI